One genomic region from Thermoleptolyngbya sichuanensis A183 encodes:
- a CDS encoding class I SAM-dependent methyltransferase, whose amino-acid sequence MPVRNDTIFERFLAPVVKTFLIDRDAILRYYQSRDWQQESDRLRNPAVEYPSYYSSQNFHSIEGGYLSLEAALSYDPITQYALPPNETWVRKALLERVQGSPRRILDLGCGTGTSTRMLKRAFPQAEVIGLDLSPYMLAVAEDKAKGDSRSDPYGNRLDIQFVHQNAEQTGFPDASFDLVTATLLFHETPPEVAQTILREAFRLLTVGGQVLVLDGNQSVIRQTEWLAEIFEEPYIKAYAAGSVDAWMGKAGFGAVQTDSLWVIHQITQGVKPLPGQQVRSVEFATPLGEGDRQWAWNWRSEAVRGG is encoded by the coding sequence ATGCCTGTCCGCAATGACACCATTTTTGAGCGATTTCTGGCTCCGGTCGTCAAAACCTTCCTGATCGACCGGGACGCGATTCTGCGCTATTACCAGAGTCGCGATTGGCAGCAAGAGAGCGATCGCCTCCGCAACCCAGCGGTAGAATACCCCAGCTATTACAGCAGCCAGAATTTTCACAGCATCGAGGGTGGCTATCTCAGCCTAGAAGCGGCGCTGTCCTACGACCCGATTACGCAATACGCACTGCCGCCGAACGAAACCTGGGTTCGCAAGGCGCTGCTGGAGCGAGTGCAGGGCAGTCCCCGGCGAATTCTGGACTTGGGCTGCGGCACGGGCACCTCGACGCGGATGCTAAAGCGGGCGTTCCCCCAGGCAGAGGTGATCGGGCTGGATCTGTCGCCCTACATGCTGGCGGTGGCAGAAGATAAAGCGAAGGGCGATTCGCGCAGCGATCCCTACGGGAATCGTCTCGATATCCAGTTTGTCCATCAAAACGCTGAGCAGACGGGCTTTCCCGATGCCAGCTTCGATCTCGTTACCGCCACGCTACTGTTCCACGAAACGCCGCCCGAAGTCGCCCAGACCATCCTGCGGGAAGCCTTTCGCTTGCTGACCGTCGGCGGACAAGTGCTGGTGCTAGACGGCAACCAGAGCGTGATCCGCCAGACCGAGTGGCTCGCGGAAATTTTTGAAGAACCCTACATCAAAGCCTACGCCGCAGGCAGCGTCGATGCCTGGATGGGCAAGGCCGGGTTTGGCGCGGTGCAAACCGACAGCCTGTGGGTGATTCACCAAATCACGCAGGGCGTAAAACCGCTGCCAGGGCAGCAGGTGCGCTCGGTGGAGTTTGCCACGCCGCTAGGAGAGGGCGATCGCCAGTGGGCATGGAATTGGCGCAGCGAGGCGGTGAGGGGAGGATGA
- a CDS encoding DUF3419 family protein: protein MLSRVDDETEEPTGDLSGHAPRKSIPQAPLPQAASEVQRRADFSYIRYAQCWEDAEILLEALDIRPGDTCLAIASAGDNALAMLTQDPARVIALDLSPAQLACLELRVAAYRELEHEELLVLIGSRPGRNRPELYQRCRSQLSPDVCYFWDTHPAEIERGIGHAGKFERYFDLFRRRVLPLVHSRRQVMRLLEGGPPEQCERFYRREWDTWRWRLMFRIFFSRLVMGRMGRDPSFFKYVDGDVASRILSRTRYALTQLDPAENPYLQWILTGQHLTALPLALQPEHFDTIRANLHRLEWHCCSVEDYLKRLPHGAIARFNLSDIFEYLSLPNYYHLLHRLAQVGKPGGRLVYWNMLAPRSRPEGMADQLRPLPELAEALHRQDKAFFYSAFVVEEIC from the coding sequence ATGTTGAGTAGAGTAGACGACGAAACCGAGGAACCAACGGGCGACTTGAGTGGCCATGCGCCCCGAAAATCCATACCGCAGGCTCCCCTGCCCCAGGCTGCCTCAGAGGTGCAGCGCCGGGCCGACTTTTCCTATATCCGCTACGCCCAGTGTTGGGAAGATGCCGAAATTTTGCTGGAGGCGCTGGATATCCGCCCCGGCGACACTTGTCTGGCGATCGCCTCTGCGGGAGACAATGCCCTGGCCATGCTTACCCAAGACCCGGCGCGAGTCATCGCTCTCGACCTCAGCCCGGCGCAGTTGGCGTGTTTGGAACTGCGGGTCGCGGCCTACCGTGAGCTAGAGCATGAGGAACTGCTGGTGCTGATTGGCTCGCGTCCGGGCCGCAACCGACCGGAACTTTACCAGCGCTGCCGCAGCCAGCTTTCGCCAGATGTGTGCTACTTCTGGGATACCCATCCAGCCGAGATCGAGCGGGGTATCGGGCACGCAGGCAAATTCGAGCGCTATTTTGACCTGTTTCGCCGCCGCGTGCTGCCGCTGGTTCACTCGCGCCGCCAAGTGATGCGGCTGTTAGAGGGCGGCCCGCCGGAGCAGTGTGAGCGGTTTTATCGGCGCGAGTGGGACACTTGGCGCTGGCGGCTGATGTTTCGGATTTTCTTTTCGCGGCTGGTGATGGGGCGGATGGGGCGCGACCCCAGCTTCTTCAAGTATGTAGACGGCGACGTGGCTAGCCGCATCCTCAGCCGCACCCGCTACGCCCTCACCCAGCTCGACCCCGCTGAAAATCCCTATTTGCAATGGATTCTTACGGGTCAACATCTGACGGCGCTACCCCTCGCGCTTCAGCCCGAACACTTTGACACGATTCGGGCCAACCTGCATCGACTGGAGTGGCACTGCTGCTCGGTAGAAGATTATCTGAAGCGCCTGCCCCACGGGGCGATCGCCCGCTTTAACCTAAGCGACATTTTCGAGTATCTGTCGCTGCCCAACTATTACCACCTGCTGCATCGGCTGGCGCAAGTGGGCAAACCGGGCGGCCGCTTGGTGTATTGGAATATGCTGGCTCCCCGCAGCCGACCAGAGGGGATGGCAGATCAACTGCGCCCCCTGCCCGAACTGGCCGAAGCCCTGCACCGCCAAGACAAAGCCTTTTTCTACAGTGCTTTCGTGGTCGAGGAAATCTGCTAG
- a CDS encoding PEP/pyruvate-binding domain-containing protein has product MSFILFSADPDLPPDQLGGKARSLYDLQHSATGEFPIPDWFVVSPEAFTAGQGVALTEAVRAELGAAIARLCPQGELVAVRSSAVEEDGATLSFAGQLESYLFVPPEQVGDRIVQVWQSATSDRLLAYRREHGLTEPPPPPAVLVQRMVSAELAGVAFSANPITHQRGVAVVSAVRGVGETLVSGESDADTWTVNRGGEILSAQPQDPANPVLTLAQVRDIAQLARCAERHFACPQDIEWAIAQGRLYLLQSRPITTLRGQPDPDSRLVIWDNSNIAESYGGITTPLTFSFARRAYEAVYREFCRMMGVAEGAIAQQDSTFRCLLGLVQGRIYYNLLNWYRVLALLPGFQVNRRFMEQMMGVKEELPADVLATLQQATAQDKIRDSLRLVKTLLGLVKNYLTLPDQIRRFYARLDAALSLPAASLDTRSAEELVAHYYDLERQLLTRWDAPLVNDFFAMIFYGVLRKLTAAWCGDAAGTLQNDLISGEGGMISAEPARRIQQMAHTAAQSPALVELLQRGSLWDIRAKLSAFPAFQAQYEDYLAKFGDRCLEELKLESPTLQDDPLMLLRSVGSLAAVRGQASGGMEGGMEPIAPVPQPSLRHRAEAQVQQSLRAAPLRRFLFNWVLQNARARVRDRENLRFERTRVFGRVRRIAVELGRRFYAEGWLDDPRDVFYLELEELLGKLDGTATCHDLKGLVHVRRAEFDRYRELPPPGDRLQLPTPQPASSQMPQNASTLQGLGCCPGRVRAPVQVITDPKTAVLKPGSILVAERTDPGWIMLFPAAAGVLVERGSLLSHAAIVAREMGIPAIVSIPGVTTALQTGDWVEMDGSTGTILRASTVEASQEGAGVC; this is encoded by the coding sequence ATGTCTTTTATCCTCTTTTCTGCTGACCCCGACCTCCCGCCTGATCAACTCGGCGGCAAGGCGCGATCGCTCTACGATTTGCAGCATTCCGCAACGGGCGAGTTTCCGATTCCCGACTGGTTTGTGGTGTCGCCGGAAGCGTTCACCGCAGGGCAGGGAGTCGCGCTGACCGAGGCGGTGAGGGCAGAACTGGGGGCGGCGATCGCCCGCTTGTGTCCCCAGGGGGAACTCGTCGCCGTGCGCTCATCGGCGGTGGAGGAGGATGGCGCAACGCTGTCGTTTGCGGGGCAGCTAGAGAGCTATTTGTTTGTGCCGCCGGAGCAAGTGGGCGATCGCATTGTGCAGGTGTGGCAATCGGCGACGAGCGATCGCCTGCTCGCCTATCGCCGCGAGCATGGGCTAACGGAACCGCCCCCACCGCCGGCCGTGCTGGTGCAGCGCATGGTGAGTGCAGAGCTGGCTGGCGTGGCGTTCAGCGCCAACCCGATTACCCATCAGCGGGGCGTGGCGGTGGTGTCGGCGGTGCGGGGCGTGGGCGAAACCCTCGTCTCTGGCGAGTCGGATGCAGACACCTGGACGGTGAATCGGGGCGGCGAAATTCTCTCCGCGCAACCGCAAGACCCCGCAAACCCAGTGCTGACTCTGGCGCAGGTGCGCGACATTGCCCAGCTTGCCCGCTGCGCCGAGCGCCACTTTGCCTGCCCGCAGGATATCGAATGGGCGATCGCCCAGGGCCGGCTTTACCTCCTGCAATCGCGCCCCATCACTACCCTGCGCGGCCAGCCCGACCCCGACAGCCGCTTGGTCATCTGGGACAACAGCAACATTGCTGAGAGCTACGGTGGCATCACCACGCCGCTCACCTTTTCCTTTGCCCGCCGCGCCTACGAAGCGGTGTATCGAGAATTTTGCCGGATGATGGGCGTTGCGGAAGGGGCGATCGCCCAGCAGGACTCCACCTTCCGCTGTCTGCTGGGGCTGGTGCAGGGGCGGATTTACTACAACTTGCTGAACTGGTATCGCGTGCTGGCGCTGCTGCCCGGATTCCAGGTAAATCGCCGCTTTATGGAACAGATGATGGGCGTGAAGGAGGAGCTTCCTGCCGATGTCCTCGCCACGCTCCAGCAGGCCACTGCCCAGGATAAGATTCGCGATAGCCTGCGTCTGGTCAAAACGCTGCTGGGTCTGGTGAAAAATTATCTAACCTTACCGGATCAGATTCGCCGATTTTATGCTCGTCTGGATGCGGCCCTCAGCCTGCCCGCTGCCTCGCTAGACACTCGCAGTGCCGAAGAACTCGTCGCCCATTACTACGATCTAGAGCGCCAGCTTTTGACCCGCTGGGATGCGCCCCTTGTGAACGACTTCTTCGCCATGATCTTTTACGGCGTGCTGCGAAAGCTCACCGCCGCTTGGTGTGGCGACGCTGCCGGAACCCTGCAAAACGACCTGATCAGCGGCGAAGGCGGCATGATCAGCGCCGAACCCGCCCGCCGCATTCAGCAGATGGCCCACACCGCTGCCCAGTCGCCTGCCCTTGTCGAGTTGCTGCAACGGGGTTCCCTCTGGGACATTCGCGCCAAGCTCTCTGCCTTTCCTGCATTTCAGGCGCAATATGAGGATTACTTGGCCAAATTTGGCGATCGCTGCCTAGAAGAACTAAAGCTTGAAAGCCCCACATTGCAGGACGATCCGCTGATGCTCCTGCGCTCTGTGGGCAGTTTGGCAGCCGTCAGGGGGCAAGCATCCGGCGGCATGGAGGGCGGCATGGAGCCAATCGCCCCAGTCCCCCAGCCCTCCCTGCGCCATCGCGCCGAAGCTCAGGTGCAGCAGTCCCTCCGGGCTGCTCCCCTGAGGCGGTTCCTGTTCAACTGGGTGCTTCAGAACGCGAGGGCACGGGTGCGCGATCGCGAAAATTTGCGCTTCGAGCGGACTCGCGTGTTTGGGCGGGTGCGGCGCATCGCCGTGGAACTGGGTCGCCGCTTTTATGCCGAGGGCTGGCTGGATGATCCCCGCGATGTCTTTTATCTAGAGCTAGAGGAACTCTTGGGCAAGCTCGACGGCACGGCCACCTGCCACGACCTGAAGGGACTGGTGCATGTCCGTCGCGCCGAATTCGACCGCTATCGAGAATTGCCCCCACCGGGCGATCGCCTCCAGTTGCCAACTCCCCAACCCGCCAGTTCCCAAATGCCGCAAAACGCCAGCACCCTGCAAGGGTTGGGCTGCTGCCCTGGCCGCGTCCGCGCTCCGGTGCAGGTCATTACCGACCCCAAAACCGCCGTACTAAAACCGGGCAGCATCCTGGTGGCCGAACGCACCGATCCGGGCTGGATCATGCTGTTTCCGGCGGCGGCGGGCGTATTGGTGGAAAGGGGCAGTCTGCTGTCCCATGCGGCAATTGTGGCGCGGGAGATGGGCATTCCAGCAATTGTGTCGATTCCCGGCGTGACCACGGCGCTGCAAACGGGCGACTGGGTGGAAATGGACGGCAGCACGGGAACCATCTTGCGGGCTTCCACCGTCGAAGCGTCTCAGGAGGGCGCAGGTGTATGTTGA
- a CDS encoding UbiA family prenyltransferase — protein MNRWWTYQKERFPLLTNGLLIAAFAAGAVGYGALVRGAAAFPVGAWAIAFPCLFLFFLQLRVADEFKDADTDRQFRPYRPVPRGLVTLTELGWVAIAAGVLQLGLSLAVGRSLVGMLGLVWAYLGLMTREFFAPRWLKARPVVYLLSHAVILPLMAGFAMACDWAIAQALPDWRMLWFCGVSYFISLSIEIGRKIRAPQDEEPGVETYTALWGVQRAAIAWLTVIWLMAIATLMAARAVGILPLGVLAVLPLLTLAMVASWRFLARPVPAWADAFQGVTGFWVLGVCLILGLVPFWVR, from the coding sequence ATGAACCGCTGGTGGACTTACCAAAAAGAACGCTTTCCCCTACTGACCAACGGGCTGCTGATTGCGGCGTTTGCGGCGGGGGCGGTGGGCTATGGGGCGCTGGTGCGGGGCGCGGCGGCGTTTCCAGTGGGTGCATGGGCGATCGCCTTCCCTTGTCTGTTTCTGTTTTTCCTGCAATTGCGCGTTGCGGATGAGTTCAAAGATGCTGACACCGATCGCCAGTTTCGCCCCTATCGCCCCGTGCCGCGCGGTTTGGTGACGCTGACGGAGTTGGGTTGGGTGGCGATCGCCGCAGGTGTGCTGCAATTGGGACTGTCACTTGCAGTCGGGCGATCGCTGGTGGGAATGCTAGGACTGGTGTGGGCATATCTGGGGCTGATGACCCGCGAGTTTTTTGCCCCGCGCTGGCTCAAGGCGCGTCCTGTAGTGTATCTGCTATCCCACGCGGTGATTTTGCCGCTGATGGCGGGGTTTGCAATGGCGTGTGACTGGGCGATCGCCCAGGCTCTGCCCGACTGGCGAATGCTCTGGTTTTGCGGGGTCAGCTATTTCATTAGTCTGTCCATCGAAATCGGCCGCAAAATTCGCGCTCCCCAGGACGAGGAACCTGGTGTGGAAACCTACACGGCGCTGTGGGGGGTGCAGCGAGCCGCGATCGCATGGTTGACGGTGATCTGGCTGATGGCGATCGCCACGCTCATGGCCGCCCGCGCCGTCGGCATCCTGCCCCTGGGGGTTCTGGCCGTGCTGCCCCTGCTCACCCTGGCGATGGTCGCTTCCTGGCGCTTCCTTGCCCGCCCTGTTCCCGCCTGGGCCGATGCCTTTCAGGGCGTGACGGGCTTTTGGGTGCTGGGCGTGTGCCTGATTCTGGGCCTGGTGCCGTTCTGGGTCAGGTAG
- a CDS encoding DUF72 domain-containing protein, which produces MFRIGCAIWAYKAWVGGLYPSGSRSADFLRLYGQRFTTVEGNTTFYSTPDEQTVQRWVMDTPAGFHFCPKLPRDVSHQGLLAPQLPAAIAFLDRMAGLGDRLGPMFLQLPPSYGPAQQDDLRAFLAGWPHDRAELAVEVRHLDWFREVNTIELTYLLAGYHTSRVLLDTRPIYDCPDDPQIRSERKKPRVPLHKTLTTDTALIRYISHPSLDFNEPYFQDWARQITEWLQADKRVYLFIHCPVEEHSPRNARQFQYWLEQAGAPVPPLPWDAIAQPPEEPQQLSLF; this is translated from the coding sequence ATGTTTCGGATTGGCTGCGCGATTTGGGCATATAAAGCCTGGGTGGGCGGATTGTATCCCAGCGGGAGTCGGTCGGCGGATTTTCTGCGGCTTTATGGGCAGCGGTTTACAACCGTGGAAGGCAACACCACCTTTTATTCCACGCCCGACGAGCAGACCGTGCAGCGTTGGGTGATGGACACGCCTGCGGGGTTTCACTTTTGCCCTAAGCTGCCGCGCGATGTGTCGCATCAGGGCTTGCTGGCTCCGCAACTGCCAGCGGCGATCGCCTTTTTGGATCGCATGGCAGGACTGGGCGATCGCCTCGGCCCGATGTTTCTCCAGCTTCCGCCCAGCTATGGCCCTGCCCAGCAAGACGACCTGCGGGCATTTCTGGCGGGCTGGCCCCACGACCGCGCCGAGCTGGCCGTTGAAGTCCGGCATTTGGACTGGTTTCGAGAGGTCAATACCATCGAGCTAACGTATCTGCTGGCAGGCTACCACACGAGCCGCGTCTTACTCGACACGCGCCCGATTTACGACTGCCCCGACGACCCCCAGATCCGGTCGGAGCGCAAAAAGCCCCGTGTTCCGCTCCACAAAACCCTCACCACCGACACGGCGCTGATTCGCTACATTAGCCATCCCAGCCTCGACTTCAACGAACCTTACTTTCAGGACTGGGCACGGCAAATCACCGAATGGCTGCAAGCCGACAAGCGAGTTTACTTATTTATCCATTGCCCCGTGGAGGAACATTCTCCCCGCAATGCCAGACAGTTTCAATACTGGCTAGAGCAGGCGGGCGCACCGGTGCCCCCTTTGCCCTGGGATGCGATCGCCCAACCCCCCGAAGAACCGCAGCAGTTGAGTTTGTTTTGA
- the dnaN gene encoding DNA polymerase III subunit beta has protein sequence MKLICPQSELNAHLSLVSRAVPSNPSHPVLANVLMHADEDKQEISLTGFDLSLGVQTSFSAQVEEGGLLTLPAKLLSDIVSRLPNEEITLSTEADSSLATLTSALGRYQVQGLDATEYPELPTVESGEAVYLPVEQLIDGLRGALFAASTDETKQVLTGVHIAVAADEMEFAATDGHRLSVVNTVKSDAADGAADGGAETAFDVTVPGKALRELERMLQLHPAGEAIALRFDQGQLLFQWDNQRLTSRLLEGQYPNYRQLIPRQFSRQMTVERKLLIGALERISVLADKKNNIVKFSLDTAGQEVVISVDAPDVGSGREALPAQISGDSLDIAFNVRYLLEGLKALNTSEVQMQCNTATSPAILTPLGGLKMTYLVMPIQIRS, from the coding sequence ATGAAACTTATCTGCCCACAGAGCGAACTCAATGCCCACTTGTCGTTGGTGAGCCGTGCTGTGCCCTCAAATCCGAGTCATCCGGTGCTAGCAAACGTGCTGATGCACGCGGACGAAGACAAGCAGGAAATCAGCCTGACAGGGTTTGACCTGAGCCTGGGGGTGCAGACGAGCTTTTCGGCGCAGGTGGAAGAGGGGGGCCTGCTGACGCTACCCGCCAAGCTGCTGAGCGATATCGTATCGCGCCTGCCCAATGAGGAAATCACCCTCAGTACAGAGGCAGACAGCAGCCTTGCCACACTGACTTCGGCGCTGGGCCGCTACCAGGTGCAGGGCCTCGACGCGACCGAATATCCAGAATTGCCGACGGTGGAGTCAGGGGAAGCGGTCTATTTGCCGGTGGAGCAATTGATCGATGGGCTGCGGGGGGCGCTGTTTGCGGCTAGCACAGATGAAACCAAGCAAGTGCTGACGGGGGTGCATATCGCAGTAGCCGCTGATGAGATGGAGTTTGCGGCGACGGATGGACACCGGCTATCGGTGGTGAATACCGTGAAGTCGGACGCAGCAGACGGGGCCGCAGATGGTGGGGCTGAAACGGCGTTTGATGTCACGGTTCCTGGCAAGGCACTGCGGGAACTGGAGCGGATGCTGCAACTGCACCCAGCAGGAGAGGCGATCGCCCTCCGATTTGACCAGGGACAACTGCTGTTTCAATGGGACAATCAGCGCCTCACCAGTCGCCTGCTGGAAGGGCAGTATCCCAACTATCGCCAGTTGATTCCTCGTCAGTTTTCGCGCCAGATGACCGTCGAGCGCAAGCTGCTGATTGGGGCGCTGGAGCGTATTTCTGTACTGGCCGACAAGAAAAACAACATCGTGAAATTTAGCCTGGATACTGCGGGGCAAGAAGTGGTGATTTCTGTCGATGCGCCAGACGTGGGTAGCGGTCGCGAGGCGCTTCCGGCCCAGATCTCTGGCGATAGTTTAGATATTGCCTTCAACGTCCGCTATCTGCTGGAAGGGCTGAAGGCGCTGAACACGAGTGAGGTGCAGATGCAGTGCAACACGGCGACGAGTCCGGCAATTCTAACGCCGCTGGGTGGACTGAAAATGACCTATCTGGTGATGCCCATTCAGATCCGGAGTTGA
- a CDS encoding PAS domain-containing sensor histidine kinase: MSDLPEPISTSRLHPDADGLSDLGAASDAVLREQEQFLRSIYEGVNFSVFVCDVRENGDLYVAGWNPISEMDVGKRSADVVGKTLEEVFGPEQGGAIAQRFRTCVERADVYTYEELRVFQGKERWFLTTLNPLKDCKGRVYRLVGTAMDITDRRLAEAAQRESEERFRLVAERTGQLIYDCDFQTGQILWAGAIASMTGHSPEAFHQFGFEGWKERVHPEDLPDVMSRLERSLQLRLPYQVEEYRFRKADGSYIYVQDSGAFVENEAGEVYRMVGTISDITERKQAQVKLQQSETELRQKTQDLQETLIELQRTQSQMIQNEKMSSLGQLVAGVAHEINNPVNFIYGNLTYASQYIRELLDIIHLYQQHYPEPHSTIQERAEKVDLDFLMQDLPKLLASMKVGADRIQKIVASLRTFSRMDEAEMKVVDLHEGIDSTLMILQHRLKPRPVPGTKGEECVAIAIEKDYGDLPEIECYAGQINQVFMNLLSNAMDALEEELERRPGFEPKILIRTQRVGADRVCVAIADNGPGIPPAVQQRLFDPFFTTKPVGKGTGLGLAISYQVVVEKHGGDLRCLSAPGEGTTFEIEIPLVSGQTPESTQNSAPPVN; this comes from the coding sequence GTGTCAGACTTGCCTGAGCCTATTTCTACGTCTCGGTTGCATCCAGATGCCGACGGACTGTCTGATTTGGGTGCGGCTTCCGATGCCGTGCTGCGGGAGCAGGAGCAGTTTCTCCGCAGTATCTACGAGGGTGTGAACTTCTCGGTGTTTGTGTGCGACGTGCGGGAGAATGGCGACCTGTACGTGGCAGGGTGGAACCCCATCAGCGAGATGGATGTGGGCAAGCGCTCGGCGGATGTGGTTGGCAAGACGCTAGAAGAAGTGTTTGGCCCGGAGCAGGGTGGCGCGATCGCCCAGCGGTTTCGCACCTGCGTTGAACGAGCAGATGTATACACCTATGAGGAACTGCGGGTCTTTCAAGGGAAGGAACGCTGGTTTTTGACGACGCTGAATCCGCTGAAGGATTGCAAGGGGCGGGTGTATCGACTGGTGGGCACGGCGATGGATATCACCGATCGCCGTTTGGCTGAGGCGGCGCAGCGGGAGAGCGAGGAGCGGTTTCGACTGGTGGCTGAGCGCACGGGCCAGTTGATTTATGATTGCGATTTTCAGACGGGGCAGATTCTCTGGGCGGGGGCGATCGCCAGCATGACCGGGCACAGCCCCGAAGCGTTTCACCAATTTGGCTTTGAAGGCTGGAAAGAGCGGGTGCATCCTGAGGATTTGCCGGATGTGATGTCGCGGCTAGAGCGATCGCTGCAACTGCGGCTGCCCTATCAGGTGGAGGAATATCGCTTTCGCAAAGCAGACGGCAGCTATATCTACGTGCAGGACAGCGGCGCGTTTGTGGAAAACGAGGCGGGCGAGGTCTATCGCATGGTGGGCACCATTAGCGATATCACCGAGCGCAAGCAGGCCCAGGTGAAACTGCAACAGTCGGAAACCGAACTGCGGCAAAAGACGCAGGATTTGCAAGAAACGCTGATCGAGCTACAGCGCACCCAGAGCCAGATGATTCAAAACGAAAAAATGTCGAGTCTGGGGCAGCTCGTGGCGGGGGTGGCGCATGAAATCAACAACCCGGTGAACTTTATCTATGGCAACCTCACCTACGCCAGCCAATACATCCGGGAACTGCTAGACATTATCCATCTCTATCAGCAACACTATCCCGAACCACATTCCACGATCCAGGAACGTGCAGAAAAGGTGGATCTGGATTTTCTGATGCAGGATTTGCCGAAGCTGCTGGCCTCGATGAAGGTGGGGGCGGATCGCATTCAAAAGATTGTCGCGTCTCTGCGGACGTTTTCCCGCATGGACGAAGCCGAGATGAAGGTGGTGGACTTGCATGAGGGGATTGATAGTACGCTGATGATTTTGCAGCATCGGCTGAAGCCGCGCCCTGTGCCAGGAACCAAGGGGGAAGAGTGTGTGGCGATCGCCATTGAAAAAGACTATGGCGACCTGCCAGAAATTGAGTGCTACGCGGGTCAGATCAATCAGGTCTTTATGAACCTGCTGAGCAACGCGATGGATGCCCTGGAAGAAGAACTGGAGCGGCGACCGGGGTTTGAGCCGAAAATTTTGATTCGGACGCAGCGGGTGGGCGCAGATCGGGTGTGTGTGGCGATCGCCGACAATGGCCCCGGCATTCCGCCAGCCGTTCAGCAGCGGCTATTTGACCCGTTTTTTACCACAAAGCCCGTCGGTAAAGGAACGGGGCTGGGGCTGGCGATCAGCTATCAGGTGGTGGTCGAAAAGCATGGCGGCGATCTGCGCTGCCTCTCTGCCCCCGGCGAGGGCACCACGTTTGAAATTGAGATTCCCCTCGTTTCGGGGCAAACTCCAGAGTCTACCCAAAATTCGGCCCCCCCGGTAAACTAG
- the clpS gene encoding ATP-dependent Clp protease adapter ClpS: MTASFAPMAMAAAPTIAPDKTSQTVRKPYPNYKVIVLNDDFNTFQHVAECLMKYIPGMSGDRAWDLTNQVHYEGQATVWVGPQEQAELYHQQLRREGLTMAPLEAV; this comes from the coding sequence ATGACTGCCTCTTTCGCACCGATGGCGATGGCTGCTGCGCCCACGATCGCCCCCGATAAGACAAGTCAGACAGTCCGCAAACCCTACCCAAATTACAAAGTCATTGTGCTAAACGACGACTTCAATACGTTCCAGCATGTGGCCGAATGCCTGATGAAGTACATTCCGGGCATGTCGGGCGATCGCGCTTGGGATTTGACCAATCAGGTTCACTATGAAGGGCAGGCTACGGTCTGGGTGGGCCCGCAAGAGCAAGCCGAACTCTATCACCAGCAGCTTCGCCGCGAAGGGCTGACGATGGCTCCCCTGGAAGCCGTGTAG
- a CDS encoding inorganic diphosphatase, whose product MDLSRIPPQPKPGLINVLIEIPAGSKNKYEFDKDLNAFALDRVLYASVHYPYDYGFVPNTLADDGDPLDGMVIMDQPTFPGCVIAARPIGMLEMVDGGDRDEKILCVPDKDPRYAGVKSLADLAPHRLDEIAEFFRTYKNLEKKVTEILGWKDVDQVLPLVEQCVAAYK is encoded by the coding sequence GTGGATTTATCGCGTATTCCCCCTCAGCCAAAGCCCGGCCTGATCAACGTGCTGATCGAGATTCCGGCGGGCAGCAAAAACAAGTACGAGTTTGACAAAGATCTGAACGCCTTCGCGCTGGATCGGGTGCTGTACGCCTCGGTGCATTATCCCTATGACTATGGCTTTGTGCCCAACACGCTGGCGGATGATGGCGACCCGCTCGACGGCATGGTGATTATGGATCAGCCCACTTTTCCCGGTTGCGTAATTGCGGCGCGGCCGATTGGGATGCTGGAAATGGTGGATGGGGGCGATCGCGACGAGAAGATCCTCTGTGTGCCCGACAAAGATCCCCGCTACGCAGGGGTCAAGTCCCTGGCAGACCTAGCTCCCCACCGCCTAGACGAAATCGCCGAGTTCTTCCGCACCTACAAGAACCTGGAGAAAAAGGTGACGGAAATTTTGGGCTGGAAGGATGTTGATCAGGTGTTGCCGCTGGTGGAACAGTGCGTCGCAGCTTATAAGTAG